A segment of the Dermacentor andersoni chromosome 5, qqDerAnde1_hic_scaffold, whole genome shotgun sequence genome:
ttgACTGCCTAgctaattgggagatcgcaagaggcagcacgtgggcgcgattcgcagcagctgtcacagacagacctctgctcgtGCAGCACTTTGTtgtgctactctggtgccatctcgtagccatcgttgccgcagagcccgtcttgcgtggcactacgcttttcttgtcacgctcttgccataccctcttcctccgttttcctcctcacgctctgtTCGCCATTGGTCCCTTTCAACCCTCGCCACGCTctgcgttcactctttcatccttcgctgtgcttgttcgctcggttacgagatTCGCCGACGCTCGCCACCGGAACAGGCACCTAAAAGCTGCCCTCTAAAAAGAGTTTTTGTTCACTCTGCTGAACATAGGCTGGTGATGAGAGTGAAGTCAGATGTAAATGGATCAGGCTATTTTCTTGAATTTGTCTTTAACACatcgctttctttcctttccttgatGTGTACAGGTCCTCTCTCTGGATGTCAACATCACAGAAGAGTCCACAAAGCTGCGGCGAGATCTCCTGAAGCTCATTGGTGTGGGCGAGTTTAGCGAAGAAGGAACCTGGAAAGATCCGTGTCTTTCCTTTGTGCTCACTGAGGTAGTGCTCCATTTTGTTTTTAATGCACGTTGGACAAAATTAGCATTTTGTCACTGGTGATGACTTGAGGTTCAGAACGCTTGTGGCACTATCAAGAACCGCAAGGTGCGGTTTTATTTTCATTATCCCCATTAATTTATGTACTGGGTCTTTTTCCTTGAGTGGAAATCTTTAAACCAAAACTGTTATCTGGGCTTTAGCCCTCAGCGCAGCTAGACTATGTGGCTAGGCGAAGGTTAGCAGTAACAAATATTTGAACTGATATCTTGAGTGACCTAATGTGTGCTAATAAACTTTTTAAATGATTTACTAGACACATGTTGAAAATGCGAAATTGGAGCTGTGCATTAGTGCAAGCATGTCTGCTCAGCATAGCTGCAAACCCAAACACCAGTGTTGAGACACCCGTCCCCAAAATGTGCTAAATGGTATTGCATTAGCGTTCGGCATATTTTGAAGACTGAAATCTTGAAAATGGTGCTAGTCTTAATATTTCTGCTAAGTAGCCATGACTTACTTCACTACTGcctgagcaaaacgagaacaaggtgaaagctggctccagctttcaccttgttctcgttttgctcatcgtcttgaatttccatctcccgcttcCCCCCCGTGTTCCATGGTTCACTAGTGCTTGGCTTCTATATTATACTTGCAACATGTGGCCGAAAGAGATATTTAATTTAGAAAGTTAATGAGCTCATTCTAGGTAACTACCCAAATTACCATTGAACTTTACGCTgctcttgaataaaaaaaaattcttaaaaattttttttggtcCTGAGCAGAATTGAAACCGCATCACACAGGCTAGGCTCCTCAAGCATTGCAGCCCGATGCTCTAGCGATGAACCACGAATGTGATTAATTTTTAGCGTTAGCACACACCGGCCTGtcacaaatctcggaggccatgcaaaaGGAGGGAAACCTTGCTCAGATATCCCGGGCGTGTTTTAGATGACTGAGCGTGTACAGAGCGAGGTGTGAGAGAGGAGCCCTGCTGCAAACACGGCTGATACATTGATATATATGCATTTAGGCAATGGCAATACAGCGTGTTGGTACATTACCTGAATGCTAACTGCATTATCGCACACACCGGCCAACGTTGACAGTTCACTCTAAGAAATTATTACGATGCCCTCTGGTAAGAAATCAACGTTTTTGGTGCATCTTCCCAGGTCATCTGCAAGACATGCAACAACTGCAGGGACCTTGATCTCTGCAAAGATCCTTACCAGGGCCGTGATAGTCATGGAATGTAAGTGCTGCTTTTCTACCTGTCTTTAGTGGCTTATTTATTTGTGTAATGGGAGCGAATTTTGACAGTTCATTTCATTGGTAAATTTTCATGTTAACAGTTACTGTAACCCAGGACAGTCACTCAGAGCATGCACTTTTCTGGCACCATTTCTCCAGCATAAACCCTTAGCTTTGCAAAGTTTGACAGAGGTACCAATAGCAATATACCACAGGACTGCCCACTTTGTAGGAAGAAATGAAAAATTGTTCGTGAATGTAAGCACCCTTACAATATGTCTATATGTCTGCTCGATGGGCATCTGGGAGTCAGCGTTGTCGAAATTCTTCTGCGAAGTGGAGTGTCACAAATAATTTGAAGGTTTAAATGCAATTTGTTGTGGGATACCAAAAGCAGCACAGCAGTGCTACTTTCGCAGCAGTGCAATAGTATCTCAAGCAGTGATATGAAGGACAGCATATGGCAAAGGAAATAATGTCTTAATGACAGTAAAGGAATGCAGTGATGATGAGCAATGACTTGACTAACACACCTGAATTTTTTGTGTGCCAAATGACATTTAACCGTTAATCAAAAATGAAGCAATATTTCTTCTTCGGCGTTTGTAACATTTTTTATTTGCTTCGAACCTAAGCAGTGCACCATTGCCCAGGTTGGTCATTATGGGCATGAAAAATGAAACAGGTGCATTTGAGATACTACAGCATTTGTAATAGAAGGGCATTTGGCATGGCATACCAAATGGTGCAACAGCCCTGGTTTAGGCAGGAAAATTGCAACACTGCACACATATTGTTGGAGAGACATCATCAGCATGCTTGTCAGGATGGCAGGGTAACTTATCGTAGCAGCTTAATGGGGCCAAGTAATGCACAAATTAATGTTGACTATGTTCTCCCTCTGCTTTCTTCAGCCCCCGGTGGTACTGCTCTCTCTGTGAAAGCCCGTATGACACTGCCGACATTGAGGCTTTGCTGCAAGAAAGCCTGCAGCACCTTTGCATGGCACAAGTTCTTCAGGATTTGCGCTGCACCAAATGCAACATGGTGAGTCATGTAATCTACTAAATGCTGATCACAAGGGGTCAAAGCAATTATACGTTTGACAAACAGGTCAAGTGATCGTTGTCCATTGCACCCCATCAAGTTTTTTCTGTGCGTACGTTTACTAGTGGTCACTTTACACAATACTAAGCCTGGGAAATTTTGCAGGTTTCACTTGTATGTTGCGTGCTATTTATGAAATTTTTGCAATGGTTGTAGTTCAGCTATGTTAAATGCAAAAAGGCTCCGCGGGGGAAAACAGTTTGTTCGGAAAGCTGAAGCTTAAAGGCCACTGCACATCTTGCTGAGCTACTCACTGATGCCTTAGTAGAACTTTCTGCTCTGAGCTGAAACAGTCAAGAAAGGCAGTGCTATGAGTGCCTGTGACTCCCATGGAGACAATCCTTGAGAAACACAGCCTGAATGGCTGAAGTGGTCTAAATGAATGAGCCAGTCCAGTTTCAATGCACTAGCTGTCAATAGTAGCAACACATTGTACAACCTCCGAGGGTGGTCACAGACCACTCACTGTCTTGGATTCTGCATTTGTATATAAATCTTGCATGAATTTCTGCAACTGAATGTGGCATTAGAATGAGTAAATGCAAAGCATGCTCTTGCCCCTTATATTACTGATGTGTTGACTGTAAACTGTTATAAGGCAAAAGTAATAATATGTTATGCATTTGTAGCACATTCACTGTATTATGAGGTAGGACATTCACACTTGCACATAAGAATGCAGCCCTAATGTCACATGCCTAAATAAAATATTCTGCTCTTTTTCCAATAGATTAAAAAGTCCAATATGATGAAATACTGTGAATGCGCGGGCAACTTTGAACtgctcctctctccagaggaatTCAAGATGAAGCTCAACACATTCCTCAACATAGCCAAGTGAGTGTGACCTAGAAGATACATACTGGACAATGTAATTTTACTGGCATTGTTATTGTGTTCATTTTATTTCTGCAGCATGTTCTTGTCAAAACACTGGCTTAGTGTGTTACTGGCAATGCAGTGTAAGTGAATGTTCTGCAAAAGTATAGGACAAACAAGTATGGGTTGCCCAACGTACTCGCCGTTTCCTAAACCACTGCAGTGGCCATTGTGTTCTGAGCACAAGGTCAGAGGTTCAATACCTGGTCGAATTCCAATAGGGCAAAATGTAGAGGCACTCCTGTGCttatttaggtgtacgttaaccCCAGATGATCAAAATTTATCCAGAGCCCAGCATCTCTCACGTCCTTGGTGTGTCTTTTGAACAtaaaagtcgagaaatgcatttgatggactatttcagaaacactttgccgcaaggattacttcagtgcattcagcagaagcgaaattatTGGCAGTCAGAGATCACCCATGATCCCCTTTGCAGTGCTCCTGCTTCTTCTGCAATGCCTCGCACTGCGAGGGCTACGGTGGAGTGCAGTGGTGCCCATAATGCTTTGCTTACTGAACTTCACCATGGCAAGCAGTTCAAGTTTGATTTTGGATATTCAAATAGACTCCACTAATTCTGATTTTGGTGTCTATGACATGCTAAAATGAAGAGTTCACGGTGTCTTATCCCTTTGTTGTGCTACAGTATACTAGATAGCTACGCATAGCTATTCTCTCACATTTCCTTTTGCTCTTATCCCTACGCCGATCACACAACTTCTGAGGGCTGCAGAAGCTTCATCTTCGCTTGTGCGAGTATGTCGGCAGCGTGCACATCGGCTCAGCGATAGACGCCGCACTCCAGACTCTCGGAAGAATTGCTAACGTAATGAGCTTCGACCAAGATGGCAACACACCTCGAGGGTATGAAACTCAGGAAGCAGATGACCCCGTTTGTAAGATGTTGGCACTTGGGCCTTGAGTCACGTCACCCACGGATACCGAATGGAGCACACTGTTGTCCTCAGCAAGTGCGCTCGTCACGGCACCCCGCAGCGGCCGCGCTATCTATGCTGTGCTGCAGATGAGACTACATTCAAATATAGTGGTTACCGTACTTagttgcataatgatcgcaccctgaacttgccgcagcgatatgtcgtgtgccaagtttAGCTAATGATGATTGTGCTTACGATCTGtcaaatgctgtcgaatgctaagcaaacaactcttcaagacataccaagcggtctgcaccaaacattcttaagcagatgccccatttcattcctttcatcactttctgcacttccatgaaaaaaaggaagctacaaccaaacttgccttggctttattacttatccacaacaacaacaacaaaaaaaggtgcctttcaatTCTTCTCTTCTGCACTTGTGTGtgcgcaacaaatcgcgagcggaaacgatagtagccacgtttacacagatgcgttagaagtgtaccttattcatacgcaGACACTTGTaccacagctaagatattcgcccacccttagcagaaacgtgccgtattaggatagtagtgaagacaaatgctgcagtttccacagcatgcccgccatgcgtttctatgtcactgacagctaagcgtgcccatctccgtttccgtcccctcaaagtggacatggctacgttgcTGCCgtaaacttgccgatattaacaatattattcattactgatatgaaagaaactgtttcaatgctcGTAATGTACtcagaatttttaaaaaatctcGTTCGGTGCATTCGGCTTGCCCcgccagccgccatttttgttttggtgtcccgcactgttacagcggcatcTGCCtgcctgttgtcatcccgcagcaaacatgggatgaaaattttttttctttttgcaggaaatttaacccgcgtaacaTTTGCGCCCCTGAATTTGCGCCAATATTTTTGAcgaaaaagtgcgatcattatgcgagtaaatatggtatgtgcATGGCAGGCCTGGAGTGTGCGCTCATGCAATCCATTCCAGTTTGGCCGTGCTATTTTGTGTGGACCAGCTTGACCAACGGATAGCAGCCACATCCAAATTGCACAGTAACTCAATACAAAGtggtctgccaaggcatctagccaggagtgAGCATGCGCTGTCAAGTGTATGTGTGGTCTGACCTTGAGTTGTGCgtagttcgaggctagttgagtgttaaAAACTAATAGAAATTAGCAAGACCCGATGATGATGACACTGATAAGCAGTATGGCTAAAGTTTCATTTCTATGCGGGTGGGTGTGGCCAAGCGTTGGACGATAGTCACACTTTTGGAAGTTAGTAATTCATATTTCAGAATATAGAAATTTGAAATGCAGATTttcacttcagcctgtttattaaactgagTCAATAAACATACACATTAACAGcgggaagaagtgcactgatccagaCACCCTTCTTGATTGGCGTCAGCCAGTAGCAGCCACATATGGCAATCTGTGACGAAATGTAGCAGCTCGAAAAGAGGGAAGAAACGGCTTTTCTTAAAAAAAGGAGACTTCACACTCCGCCTGCAAGCTCCACACGACTGCGAAATTTGGCTTGTATGTTCAGAGCGGCGCAtgctatccgctggctttgtTTTTCACAGAGCCTGAGGGGACCCTTTCAACCTCATGAATAATTTAATTGTGCCTAAACATTGGCACACATCACAGTGGAGGCATTCAAGCATTTTTTTGAAAGCCTCAAATGGAATTTCGAATGGGGTCCATGGGAAACCTACCCTGGCTAGAGAGTGTTGCTGCGTCTGCTCAAGTTAGCATACCCGCTGCTTGCCCCTTACAGAAATGGTATTATATTCTAGGTGATAGATACGAGCACCGGATTTATCACTTGCTAGTAGTACTTCCGAGTGCACCCATGCAGTATTCACTCAGTCTATTAGCTCATTGTACTCTTGCCCCTAGCATTACACAATACTGTGTTTGCAGCACAGATTCAAGTCTCCATGCTCATGTTGCACCAGAGGGTCTTCTGGTAATGCATATGATATTTGGCTGACTAAATGCTACAGTAGTGCACTCACCAGAGGCTGGAGGGTTGTGCCCTAAGGCAAAATGTTGGTCATTGCACACAAATGGCTCATGTCCTGCGTTTCCTGGTACTGCTAGTGAGCCAGCAAATTTGCTGTGCTGTGTGACGACTTTTGCAGCACAATatgcggccatttttggaaggcTGCATTAGCGCACACCGGGCCACGTTTCCGCCACTGCTATTGGGGAAGTTGTGGGTAGGCATAGTGCACCAAGTACGATTGCAGGTGGAAAAGTGTGTTCCGTTCAGTTCTGGGTTGGTACACTGGTTGCTACTTATGCAACTGCTGTGTGTCGTGTTTCAAAATAAAATAGTTCCTTGCCTTCTTTTTCTCCCCCACAGACATTTCCGCCTACCCCTGCTTGAAGAAAGCGTCACTTGGATCCTGGAGAACAGATAGCAAAGCTTAAGAGACATAATGACACATGTACAAATAAATGCACCTGTTTTAATTACTTTTTATTCTAACAAggtattgctgctttctttacaTCACTTCTTTTGCTCCATGTTGATGGGGTCCAATGTAGGATCTGGAAAATAAATACTGACCTCACTGGAAGCACAACACATACACCCAAGGTGTGACTTGCCAGTTTCAACTTTCTAAAGTGTACATTGTGAAATACCTAAATGGGGAGCACAGCAAGAACAGTGAGTCATAAGTGATGGCCATAATGCAAAGCATGTTCAACTTTGCTTGAAGACTGTTCACAATTTCCGGaatccttcactacggcgtgcctcataatcagaaagtggttttggcacgtgaaaccctatAATTTTGAAGACTGTTCACGTTGGGTGCTACAAATAAATTATTGCTATTCTGCAAACTGCCAACGATTTGCAAGAAGTTGGTCAGTGCTTTAAATGTAGCCACGCATTGAGTCCTGAGGCTACTAATAGTTTCTAGATGTTCATTTCCAAAACCTCCCATACATATTGTTCCAGATTTTGGGAGAGATGAGTGATGTCAATGGAATGGGCTACAGGTTTATGGAAGGATATCTCAAAATCTGCTAGTCTTGGGATAACTATCGACTAGACGTGCCTAAGGACTGACTAGCTTCAATTACACAACAGCAACACACTTCCTAAGAAGTTAACCAGTAAACAATTCGCCTTTATTAAAGGCTGTCGCACAATTTCTAGTGCCTACCAGCACAAATATACTTCTGCCCAATAAAATTAAGCTCTTCATCTCTACAACAGTATTTTCAAAAGGTCCTGCTGTAATGCCTGGCATAGCTGCATGGATTTTCAACCAGCTTAAGCCGGACTGTCGCAACCACTAACTGTcgactcgtaaaaaaaaaaatcatttatgcACATAAACTACTGCAACAACTTGCCTTGAAACTCAAACTTTGGAAAACTTGTCATGTCGGCAGTCTTGCCACCACCATACTGGTGTGCTGTTTTCAGCAATTCATCATTGTACTCCTTGGTGATGGAGGCATCAGCATCAAGAAACAGCTCGCTCTTGGATCTGCAAAGGTATCACAAAATGTGTTAATAATAACCCTTGAAACGTGGTAAAATGATAAAAAATTTGTTGTGCGTGCAAATGATTCTGTTAGTCATATAAAGCAAGACTAAAGTTTCTCATTTACACACTTCAACATGACTAACTGTCTTGCAAAATTGCTCTCACTCAGAGAGACCAAGTTCTCCAAATCCCCATGCTTCTTCATTCCAACATGATGAAACTGTTCACTTATCCCATGGAGCATGCCATTTTGAAATGGACAGTTGGCAACACATCAAAATAAAAAAGCCTATGTTCACATCTCCACTCAACAGTGCCCTTGCGCCATCCAGGTAATCTGTAGTGACACTACAGATGGGGCGCTGATCAGACCACTGATGAAGTGTTAAAAG
Coding sequences within it:
- the ATPsynCF6 gene encoding ATP synthase-coupling factor 6, mitochondrial, whose translation is MALHARVTNLAKQCTAQCKRNYGVSAVLMQKSLDPIQQLFVDKIREYAQKSKSKSELFLDADASITKEYNDELLKTAHQYGGGKTADMTSFPKFEFQDPTLDPINMEQKK